From a region of the Constantimarinum furrinae genome:
- the dnaA gene encoding chromosomal replication initiator protein DnaA, translating into MSKTAESVWNNCLSFIEDNITSQAYKTWFEPIKAVKLADNALSIQVPSKFFYEWLEEHYVKLLKVALTKELGSKAKLVYVIKMENTYGNKQPFTEKIPSSNRSNSQASQEVDVPLKNKSPELKNPFVIPGIRNVKIESQLNPNYNFDNFLEGESNRLARSAGMAVANKPGGTSFNPLLVFGGVGLGKTHLAHAIGVEIKDKYPEKTVLYISAEKFTQQYIESVKKNNRNDFIHFYQIIDVLIVDDIQLLSGKAGTQDVFFHIFNHLHQNGKQVILTSDKAPVDMIDIEQRLLSRFKWGLSAELNHPDYDTRVAIIQNKLYRDGVEMPEDIVEFLANNIKTNIRELEGAIISLIAHSSFNKREITIDLAKKIVDNYVKHTKREVSIDYIQKVVSEYFQMDVDTLQSKTRKRHIVQARQLAMFFAKKFTKASLASIGSQIGQRDHATVLHACKTVDNLSSTDKQFRKYVEDLNKKLTL; encoded by the coding sequence ATGAGCAAAACTGCGGAATCGGTTTGGAACAATTGTTTGTCCTTTATTGAAGATAATATCACTTCACAAGCGTACAAAACCTGGTTCGAACCTATAAAAGCCGTAAAACTTGCTGATAACGCTCTTAGTATACAGGTTCCCAGCAAGTTTTTTTATGAATGGTTAGAGGAGCATTATGTAAAGTTATTAAAAGTTGCCTTAACCAAAGAATTGGGGTCAAAAGCCAAATTGGTCTATGTGATCAAAATGGAAAACACCTATGGCAACAAACAACCCTTTACTGAAAAGATCCCAAGTTCAAACAGAAGTAACTCACAGGCTTCCCAAGAGGTCGATGTACCTTTGAAGAATAAGAGTCCCGAATTAAAGAATCCTTTTGTAATTCCGGGGATCCGAAATGTTAAGATAGAATCGCAACTCAATCCCAATTATAATTTCGACAATTTTCTGGAAGGGGAATCCAATCGCTTGGCCCGTTCGGCAGGGATGGCTGTAGCCAATAAACCAGGAGGCACTTCGTTTAATCCCTTATTGGTATTTGGTGGTGTTGGATTGGGTAAAACGCATCTTGCTCACGCTATTGGTGTTGAGATCAAGGACAAGTATCCGGAAAAAACGGTTCTCTATATTTCAGCCGAAAAATTTACTCAACAATATATCGAATCGGTTAAGAAGAACAACCGTAACGACTTCATACACTTTTATCAGATCATCGATGTGTTGATCGTGGATGATATTCAATTACTATCCGGAAAAGCCGGTACACAGGATGTATTCTTTCACATCTTCAATCACCTTCACCAAAACGGAAAACAAGTCATTTTAACGAGTGACAAGGCTCCGGTGGATATGATCGACATTGAACAACGCCTGTTGTCAAGGTTTAAATGGGGGCTTTCGGCCGAATTAAATCACCCCGATTACGATACACGGGTAGCCATAATTCAGAATAAATTATACCGTGACGGTGTGGAAATGCCCGAAGATATTGTCGAATTTCTGGCAAATAATATAAAAACCAATATTCGCGAACTGGAAGGTGCCATTATTTCGCTAATCGCTCACTCGTCTTTTAATAAACGAGAGATCACTATCGACCTCGCTAAAAAGATCGTCGATAATTATGTAAAACACACCAAGCGAGAAGTTTCTATAGATTATATCCAGAAAGTAGTAAGCGAATATTTTCAGATGGATGTGGATACACTTCAGTCTAAAACAAGAAAACGTCATATTGTTCAGGCCAGGCAATTGGCAATGTTCTTTGCTAAAAAATTCACTAAAGCCTCTCTGGCTTCCATTGGGTCTCAAATTGGACAGCGCGATCACGCCACGGTACTTCACGCCTGTAAAACAGTAGATAACTTATCCAGTACAGATAAGCAATTCCGAAAATACGTAGAAGACCTCAACAAAAAACTGACGCTGTAA
- a CDS encoding low molecular weight protein-tyrosine-phosphatase, with the protein MKTKVLMVCLGNICRSPLAEGILKSKVDTAKVYVTSAGTGSWHVGEQPDPRSIAVAKKNGLDISNQRGRHFTASDFDEFDHIFVMDNSNKKNVLDLAVSEDQRKKVRLIMEEIFPNENVDVPDPYYGGENGFDQVYDMLDKACTSIAKRL; encoded by the coding sequence ATGAAAACAAAAGTTTTAATGGTTTGTCTTGGCAATATCTGCCGCTCTCCTTTGGCAGAAGGAATCCTGAAATCTAAAGTAGATACTGCTAAGGTGTATGTTACCTCAGCAGGTACCGGGAGTTGGCATGTTGGTGAACAGCCCGATCCACGAAGTATTGCCGTAGCTAAAAAGAACGGACTCGATATTTCTAATCAGCGCGGAAGACATTTTACGGCATCCGACTTTGATGAGTTCGATCATATCTTCGTAATGGACAACTCAAATAAGAAGAATGTACTCGATTTAGCTGTTTCAGAAGATCAAAGAAAGAAGGTTCGTCTCATCATGGAAGAGATCTTTCCCAACGAAAATGTAGATGTCCCGGATCCTTATTACGGTGGAGAAAACGGATTCGATCAAGTCTATGATATGCTGGATAAAGCCTGTACTT